The region CAATCAAACGCGTGTATTTCCCACGGGAATGCGGTGAAAATGTTCCCTGTAGGAGGTGAACCCCCGGGATGAACCCCAACCGAAGAATACCTGTTTCCTGCGTCTTTGGGTTCGTTTTCTCGacagactgaaaaaaaaaaaagcagccgTAGACTGTTTATAAcctctctttaaaaaaaatacgaGGAACTCTGGTAAATAACCAGGAACAACAATAAGTATAATTTTGTGTACTTGTGTTATTTTGGTCCAAGAAAACGTGGTACAAGATCGAAATTTCGTGAATTGACCACACGCTGAATCTGAAGGGGTTGGAGCTACTGAACCAGAGCTAACTGATGTAAACCAGAACTCACGATGCCTTCCCGGCGTTTCgctaattgttgttgttgttgtccaaGATCCACAATCCCCGATCCCAGATCCTCCATCACCGATCCCCGACCTTGGCACGAGACATTGCTGTCGCCCTTATGTAACCTAATCCCAATTGCCCACTGCAAAACAAACGAGGATTTTGATTGTATCAAAATCGCGAGTTTTGCGTTTGTTGAGCGATGATTTGAATTCTAAGTGTTTCTAAAGAAGATTAAAACCTCTTCTGGCACCGTGATGAGATCTTatcctccaattttctttttgacaaTGTTTCAACTATGTGTAAACATCAGGGTAGCGCATTCTGAAAGTTTGAACAATGTTCCAGAATTCCCACCAAAAAGATTATCTGGAGACCAAAACTTTCCCACGGGACATCTGCAGCCTTTTGGGTATCAACGCGCTCCGGATGGACCCGTCAAGGAATATAAACCTGTTCTCAGACCCGAAGTATTTTGGCAAGAATATGTGAATAGGTCGATACCTCTCATATTACTTCAAGGAATTGGGGACTCTCCAGCGTTATCAACTTGGACCGATCATTATTTAGAAAAGAACTACGGCAATCTGGATGTACTCGTagagttaaagaaagaaaatcgaTCGCATTCTACCAGAAGAATGAACATGGGGGATTTTCTGGCACACTACAAAGAGGACGATATTTATGTTGTGACTGTTTTACCGGATCCTATGAGAAGAGAAATCCAGGTAAACTTAATTCTCAGTGAACAACAAGCtcaagggttagggttaaggttTATTCAGTTCATTTCCAATTTAAAATAGGGGGGAGTTGGTAGCCAAGGAGTTATATAATTATCCCCACTTTATTATATGAACCAATTTCGTATGCATTTGCCCACTGACATTTAGACGGGGTCTTGCTGATCACTTACCACAGTAAAGTAAAGCTCCATTACAGTGCAacgcaccttaccgtggccacccaacaaactttcacatttgacaattacatgtaattacatCTACTTAAAAAACCGATGCAACAGTGTTTAACTTACAACTGTgtaattcacacatcctgattagcagacaatttgtaaaaaactttctTGGGTGGCCATGGTAAGGCGCATCTCACTGTAATGAGCCCCTATCCAAGGAAGCTTAGCTCAGACCAGTAACATGTCTTTTTATAATTACATGTCAATTAATCCCTACATCATTGATTGCTTTATTTTTTGGTTTAGGTACCCAGCTGTCTGCTTTGTGGGTCTTTTCTTGATTACATCCATGAAACCAACTTCTGGATGAGTTCGGGTGGGACTCGCTCAGTTATCCATTATGATGCGGATCACAATCTACACTGCCTGGTTGCTGGACGAAAGGATTTCATCATGATTGAGGAAAAATATCATGGGGACTTGTACTTTTTTGAAAAGGTCAAATTTGCTCAACAAGTCTTGGAGTAtactttttgttaaatttagttAAACACCAGTCTTGTTCCACAGACCTTTTCTTATTCTTACAATGCAGCAGGAACTCCCATCCTGAGCTAAGGGAGTGGTTTGTGGAAGGACAATGCTTCTAATTTGTACAACCACACTCTGGCTTACAAGCAATGGGGCCGGCCATTTCAATGTCATGGTTGAAAGCAAAGAGATTGTTAGAATAGTTTCTTGCAATATATCAGTAGCAATGGAAACTGATAGAAAGAAGAACACTTCCACCAAACCTTTGCCCCACTCTCTGTCCTTCTTTAATTACTTTTCAAAGTTTAGACGTACAGACAACACAGATCTTTCATTCTCTTCCAGAAGCCAGATTCAGGTTCATCATTTTCGGGCATTGATCCAAACAAGATCGACCTGAAGAAATACCCCAATGTAGCAAATGTGCCATGGACATATGCAACACTAATGCCAGGAGATTGTATATACATTCCAGCAGGTATGGACATGACAAGCATTCATCACCTGTCACTAGAGGAGTCCTAGGGCTGTACTGTGAGTTacagcaacctttttttctGGTTCAGTCTCATGCCATGTTCAAattgaagtttaaaaaaataaggaGGTATAATTTAACTTTagacaataaaaatctgcgataaaatattataaaacaacatggcacgacgtttcgacgtttccagaatgtcattatcaagtaaaaatgaagtaatgaaatagagtatatatataaagtgaagatatgaataaattaaaagacatTAAAAGAATGTCTTATTCGAATTTAACTTCAAGCTTGGTAAGAAATCTGTAGACCCTGGAATCaggcaacaaaaacaaactttttaaatagaatttttttttattgcctcAACAGAATACATACATCAAGTCAGATCTTACAACAGAACCATATCTGCAACAATTTTATTCACTTCAGGCCCCTCACCATTGGCACCATTTGACCCAAAGGGATGCGAGAAAGAAACTTTTGACTACACAGCACTAAGTGAGGTTAATGTGCATTGGACATACAATAAAGGAGATGCTCTTATTGAGATGGGATTCATGAACATTGAAGTTCTGCGTCACAGCATCTTAAACACGATGAGGGAAAGGAATGCTGAAAACTTCACAAAAGATATATTTATTGAGTTCTGGAATCAACACCAGGAAGAAACAATTGAAAATGAAGAGGATAATAGAGAGAAAGACCCAGGTGcaatttttgattggttggacACTCAGGGTAAAGGGATAATTACAAAAGATGAAGTaatacacttttcaaaagagactctgaaaaaGCTTGCGAGATTAATTGACCCCCCGCATGGTCCTCTTGCTGACAAAAAACAGAATTCAGTTTCAGTCAATGAACAAATGGCACATAAAGAACTCTGACCACCATCAGAAATctgttaataatttattgttgtgaGGAATTAACAAATCATGAAATTTTCCTATACatcatttctttttcttctaaCAGGGTCAAAATCTATTCTTTGTGAAGTTCTGAAGTGTTTAATGTAAAAAGTCTAGTTGGAAAAGTCATTAATTTCAAATCAGGCTTTTGCTGTATATCCTTAAGTCTGTAAGCCACAGTTAACTGTGCCATTACTCTAAAGCACTAAAAGTACCGTAAGTAGAACCGTGACAAATAACATTTTGTTTCACTGATTTAATCATCgaaccttaaagtgcccctgtgaccaaaaaatcaattcatatttttctttggatttcaaaactatgttaacaaaacactaagttacccacgttttaagccttgatttcaaaaagacacctctttattttaactggatttttcctatttaatggtccgccattgctaacattatgttcttgagagagctggatagaggacaaaatgacgtcaaaggctcactagtttaagaatgcaatacgtgtcatgggcgtagccaggatttttcaaaggggtgGTCACACtttgtcaaacagagggtactcgcgttttcgcaacctgaatattgtaggttgtttgagtaaaaaacggcttacaaagggggggtcacgggcGCCCTAGGACCCCCCCTGGCTACGCCCTTGCGTGTGtacgccacagaattaatatgcagcacgggggttttgggctttcagacttttaaactcacgctttgcatatataataggctgcgttcacatgctgaaattttaagctagtgagcctctgacgtcactttttcctggatccaaccttctgaggtccaatcggtcagttttgaacgtgagtaatggtggaccgtgaaatccaaaacttacactcaaagtaaactgcctttggataaaaatcaaagctcaaaattttgccagtcaggtgttaagcaaacacactttcaaaatctgaaggaaaaaaggaagtggtttttttgatcacaggggcactttaaaagtcACAAAAATGTACATCCGTCCAGTTTCTCTAGGCTTAAAAAGTATTAGTTACAAGTTGAAAAGGTGAGTGGTACAGCATTGGCAAATACCATCAATTGCATCAAATTTCCAACAAGTAATCATTTTTGTCAGTGCATCACTGTATGGCATCTATAATACATAAATGTACAGTTGTATAATTATCTCATTCATCTGCAACCATTTGCTGTTCACAGGTGTCAGTCCAATCTAGTTGCAAtgataaatgaaccaatgagccaatgattaaaatacaaaacatcaataaaaagaaaacccttGTACATTGGGGTCAGGTGAGCAAAGGGCCAACTTAAAACAGTTTCAAGGTGGAAACTGTCAAACTTTGCACACGGTGATGGAAAGATCGTGATTACATTCAGAAATGTATGGAAATGTATGAAAGGGGAAGGAGAGAAGGTATCTTGCCACTTTTCTCAGCCAATTAGTCTAAAATTTCCAGTTTTAACTCTGTCCCTATCCAACATACCTCTTGTTACAGGAATTCTCATCTTTCCTTCCCAATTAAAATCAAGCCATGGCTGGACTTACTAGATCATCTGCATCCTCCATGTCTTCATCAGGGGACCTCCATCCTGTAGGAAcaccatttcaatttcaagcCCAAcccaaaataatatttatgtcTTCAAAAAAGTGTATATTTAATAAATAACTGAACgtgtgttaatttgatttgCATCTGATTCAGTTCTGTTCATCCCCAAGAACAGCTGCAAAGGTAGAATCTTTATTCCCCCTTGCATAAGTAGGACcttcttaaggaggctcgaaccagtttcatCGCTTCCAAGTGACACTcctattagaaggatcggcaccacaacaTTGTATCttgtattggcaatattgtggtacaaatgaaacacgaattattgctgacaaagatacagtcattattgtgatgtaatatgtcaccgtgccAATGGGCAAGGCCTGTAAAAACactctttattttctctttagttgcttatatctcaaaaacgaactgggtgacccccattttttatttctgaaaagtgactagaagggcatgatgaaactctctgcaaagttttaaaaaactctgtcttgtggattcagagccaccttaattttgtgatttgtttATGATAACTCTGAATCCTCTGGATgcacttttttaaaactttgtcgAAAGTTTCATTGTGGCTTtctaatcactttccagcaataagaAAGAGGGGTCACCAAggtcgtttttgagatatgagcgactaaagccaaaatatagggtgtttttgctgggctttccggTTGCCAAGGTAACTCATTTCATCACactaatgatcacatcttgtttggaaataatcggtgtttcatatggtaccataacatttctgtTACATGCTACAGTGTTGTAGtgttattcgatctaaacagagagtcttctaagtgttgaaaccctttcgagcctccttataAGCTAATAAGAGTTGAGACTTCAAAGAGTATCCGTCACAATGCTGTCAGCAGCCTTCAGATCACTGATAAATTTAACATTTACTGTCAATTATGGttaattaaacaaacaaagCGATTAATTTTATCAATTTATCTTAATATAAACCCAAACATGAGAAAATCGGCCTTACATTACTAAATCAAAGAGAAAGCAGTGGGAAGGGTTAGGTTCACCCTTTATCACTTGATCTACATGTACAAGTTCCCTTAGGAAGCAGGGTTAATTAGGTGGTTCATTCTAATATTGATGCCTGCAACCtacccaacaacttttgaccacgattgtagttATACTATCTGTGGTTCAGTCTGTGCTCAGGATTTATCTATGCATGGTCCCTTATGTATGCTTTCGGTCTGATCTGGTCGAGcatttttagatattttttgGTAATATATATTGTTTTATAAGATTATTAGTTATTAGTTTTTTAGATTAGCAATTTTTATCATTTCGTAAATGAGAgtgtaaaggaaaacaaattatgaTGGGATAAATTTTAATGCATTTGTAAATATTTGTATTATATTAGATATAATTgaattaaaatattattattattattattattattattattattatgtgaatTCTTGCTGTTCTGTCTGCTGTATAGTCCTGAAGGGCCGGGTCCAAAAGATGGCCCTAGGGCACAACAGGGCTGataaattttgcttttaagaCAAAACCTTATTTAGTATGTGGGCTGTTCctaataaagttattttttgtagCTCATTGATGTTGATTACCCCAGAATTTTTTTCTGTGTGCTTTTGCAGTCCCTTCTTGATGAGCCCAAGAACACCTATAGTGACAACTGGtattgtttctgttttcattCCCCACATTCTGGTTGTTTcaatcttattattattattattattattattattattattattattattattattattattattattattattattatttataacaGCATTTTCTGTCAGCTGAAAGTCCACGTGGGCATCTGGTCTCCTCCCAAGGTGCCCAAACGGTTGAAAAACCCttcaccatttcacttttaaCATCAACCATGCAGTCCAATTAAGTTTCCAAGACTTTCCTGAGTATTCTTGCATAGCCTAGCAGACACGGTTTCTGTTACAGATCGAATGTACTTGTCATTTCTAAAGCCTCAAGACCTTTAAGAAGTACCTTAGGCACAGTCCTCAAAGTCCCAATGGCGATAGGAATAATCTTCACTTCGAGAAAATTCCCAACACGCCCAATTTCTCGCTTAAGGTCTTGATAGTTTGCTCTTGCTCCGCtaattgtacacttccaaggaagtcaggtacatctagcttaccaaaccaggtctttgcaccttttcAGTATGCTTTcaagagcaccaatcacgataggtattattgtgactttcgaggctccatgaatccttctgatttcaaatgctagttcctggtatttttcaaccttctcctcttcaggtctggtgatgttctggtccgctggcacagctatgtcactaagtgtccatttctgtgtgtctttatgcactagagtaatatctggccgattatgtttcagcactttgtctgtgtagatagtcatgtcccaggtaatcctcacttctccattttctgcggttggcaaGGGTTGATGGTTATACCACTTGTCATTACACTCGATCCCATACTTCCTGCACATCTCCCAGTGTACCAGCAGGGCCACCGTGTCGTGGCGCTTCCTATACTCTCTCCGGGCAAGCTTCTTGCCTCCACTGACGATGTGTCgtactgtttcagtggcatctccACACAATCTACACAGTGGTGTCTCTGAGGTCTTACCTATGCTGTACTTGATCGAGTTTGTTCCTGAGCAGCAAGAATCAAACCTTCTGCCTCCTTTTTAAAGATTCTATTCCTGAGCCATCTCCAAGACTCCTCTCCAGCTTCATCTGATATTTGTTGGACAAACGCACCATGTAGGGCTTTCTCCTTCcaatttttaactttctcgtcTTTCTTTCTCCTCTCATAGTCCTGCAGACTCTCTTCTTCAACAATCACTTTCTCCTTCAAAGCAGCTTGAAGCATCCACTCTGTGCTCTCTCTTAGGTAGCCATGGAGGGATTTACTCTCCCTACTTACACACTCCTCGATGCCGATTAGTCCTGTTCTCCCTTCCTTTCTCGGCAGGTACAGCCTCGCAATATTACTCCTGGTGTGCAGACGGCCATTCATTGCGAAGATCTTTCTAGTTCTTCTATCCATGTGGGCTACCTCCTCCATTGTCCAGTCCACAATCCCCGCACTGTAGCGTACTACACCTACAGCTCAGGTATTGATGCCATCGATCAAATTTCCTCCATTGAGTTTTGATATACTCTTCTGATATACTCCGATGTTATCTTGCCTTTCATATTGGTGTTGAGAGTCTGGTCCAACTGTAAGATTCCAAGGTATTTATAGCCTTCCTCCTTTATTTCCCCGATATGCTGGTCGTCGGGTATTTCTATTCCGCTACTGGCAACTTGTCTTCCCCTTCTCATTTCCACGACAGCACACTTGTCTAGCCCAAAGACATCTTAATGTCTTGCGAGAAGATCCTTACTACTTGAACAAGTGAGTCTAGTTGATCTTTGCTAGCTCCGTACAGCTTCAGATCATCCATGAATAGTAGATGGTTCATGGGCTTCATGTCCTTTGCCAGTTTGTATCCAGCTTTCATTTTTCGTAGTACTAGGGTCAAGGGTAACATGATCACTATAAACAGTAGTGGTGACAAGAAGTCACCTTGAAAAATTATTCTCCTAATGTCCACCTGCCCGAGAGCCATTCCTCCTGATGTCAATACTGTCTTCCAGTTCACCATGCTGTTGCTGATTATAGAGATCATATTCCTTGGAAGCCCCAACCATCTCCAGAAATTTCAGGATCCATGAATGCGGCACCATATCATATGCCTTCTTGTAGTCTATCCAAGCCATTGACAAGTTTGTCAACCTTCTCCGGCAGTTCTTCAGGATTGCCTTGTCTACAAGCAATTGATCTTTACTTCCTCGGGATTCCTTCCTGCACCCCTTCTGTTCATCTGTTAGCAGTCCATTCCTTTCCAAGTGGTGGTACAACTTCTCTCCCATATCTCCTGTCAAGAGCTTCCACATCATGAGCAGGCAGGCAATAGGGCGGTAGTTGCTGGCCTGGACACCCTTCGCTTTGTCCTTTCGTATCAAAACTGTTCATCCCTTGACTATCCACTCTGGTACATTCCCTTCACATATACAGTCTTGCAAGCATTCGTGCAATCTAGAGTGCAATCCTGTCAGTTTCTTAAAGCAGAACCCCTGAGCAAGATCGCGGCCGGCTGCCTTCCAGTTTGCCATCTTGCTCACTCCATTTCTAATATCCTCCACAGTGATGCTGATATCTTCTTGCACCTCTGTTGTACTGAGCTCCACCTCTACATTCTCTAGCCAAGATGCTCCCTCATTGTGACCGACTTCCTCCGACCAGATCTTGCTCCAGAATGAGGTTGCTTCTGTGGGATCAGGTAACACCGTTTCTCCTCGTTCCTTTCCATCTAGTATTTTGTAGAAcgtcttctgattggttctaaaCAGGTGGTTCTGTTTGAACTGTTGACATCTCTCGTCGTATCTTTTGATCTTAACTCCACCTCCACCTGCCTTGAGCTTATGTTTCAACATGCCTGAGACATACAAAGTGCCCCTTTCCTCAAGATGATATCTTCTGTTCAACCTTTCCCTCTCTCTTTGTTTCAGCCTCATGTTTCCTCTTCGGACTTCCTCAATCTTGCTCAGGTCTTTTCGCCAAGTTTCGATATTCCCCTTAATTCGTTTCTTCCAGAATGGCTATTCAGTTCTTCTCCCTTTCCTCGCTTTGATCATTTCCATTCTTTCTGTAATAACACATGCAGCTGCATACATTAAAGAATCCAGTTCAGTGATGTTGTGCGCCTGAATCATTTTGACGGCTTCATTGATTTTTCCAACTTCTGCTTTCAGCTTCGTTCTTTCGCATGACTTTTGCAAGGAACTCGGAGCATTTGAAACCAAAATCTTAATATTGACAGTGATCCAGTTGCTCCTTTCTATCTCCTTCTATTAAAGACAAAACAGTGTTTGGACCTCCTGCATGTTCACCAGAAGCAAGGGCTGCCACATCCTCAACTCCAGCCAAAGGTAGCCCAACAATGGATATTTAATTTCCCCTTCACATATCCCGGTTAATTCTGTCCGCTTAAACAACTGGTGAAACAAGTAATTAAAGCAACCACAAAAATATCCTTTCTCCCCTCCAAATACCACTCTATAGTTCAAAGCGAGTATAGCAAGTCAAATtaatcaggaaaaaaaataagctgcaaaaattgaATGTATCCTGATTAAAATTATACTGTACGCCGAATTTCGCTTGAACTCAAGCCGTCAGAATTTTCAGATGGTTGTTCGCATTTTGACATCTCTGCTTTTGACCTGGGAAACTTTAACTTGTGCTTAATTGAAGTTGAGAGATAAGTCGTCGTGATTTCCGGTGCAGTTTGGCATTACGTGTCACTCTGGATTAACGATCACTTATAGGTAACTTGTGGCTGCATGCGTCAACGCAGTAGACACAAACAACATAAatgacaacctcgttcccagggtctctcatcttaacgcctggggcgagcgttaagatgagagaccctgggaacgaggttgcataaATGAGCGAGAATCGCTCATTGGAATGCAGTTTTCCCTTAACATTAACCATCGCCTGCAGCAGGTGATGCAGTTGCCGTCTGTGTGAAATACCCAAGAGGTGCTCTGGGAAAAACGCCATCATATATAGCCAATTGTAGCCGtgaaagaaatataaaattatatatTTAATATGTTTTAGATACCGTCTCTTAGCccgggccacgcccagattggtctcaaTTCAagatttccgacgagcatccccgctTCTCCATATGCAAAGTCCCACCCGGAGTGAAATAATTGTAATTCTTTTATCTGATCAGACTGACATGCAGCGCGAGAAAAGTCTTAttggtttgtttctttgtttcttttttctctttattaCTTATGCGGTAAAATCGACGAGGGGCGAGGGTTCTTTGTCGAGTGTCGAGGGTAAATTTTACCTAAAACGTTCGTAAGAAGGAGATGTTACCTTCCTTTACGAGTCAGATGTCAGTAAGAAAAATTTACGACGTTTGATCGCTATTCTTCACAGcttatctttgttttgtttaatcaACGTGGCCTACATTTCCTGTAGGCATGCATTCCTATTCCTTCGGTGCGATATCCTAGTTACAGATaacagaaagaagaaataacaaaaaaataaaataaaataaaactccTTAGACAGGAAAAGCCCACTTTCAAAAAACATTGTTAGTGATTTTTTAGCAGTAGCAATCTCTTTTAGAATGGCGAGTCGCAGCAAGAATACAGTAATTTAGTGCCTGCCCATTAGTGGACCTAACGTGGTAACCGTATAAGAAATTACTTCAATTTAAAAAGATCTGTTCTAGTGTTTTTTCATACCACCAAATTTGAAAGTGATTCCAGAAGGAGGCAGTTTTGATGCAAGAGACTGAGAGGTGGTCTAATGTTTGCTTCTCGCTTTTGCAAAGGGTGCAGCGATCGCTGTTTTTTAAGCCATCTCGGTATAAGCTTGCTTGAGTGGTTAATATGTTCTGTAAAATTTTGTACTGGAGCGTTTTAAGCTTTACGTCTTTGGTAATTTTAAACGGTAAGCTGTAGATCAGAAAAGCCATCTGCTGTCGGCAGCTCATATGTTTTCTTAAGGATTGTGATTTTTAAGACTCTTTTTACAGGGGGGCGGAATAGCATCGATTAGACCACAGTATGTAGTAAAGGGTGTAATCATCTTAACCTTTGCATTAAATTCCGAAAAATTAAGGAACTTTTTAAGTTCGTTCAGCAGATCACTCACGTAAATGATATTGCTAGTGTACCAGTCTTTATAGGACACAGGTTTTTTGTCGATCAAAATCTGACAACTTCAATACAACTTTCTTGACATGTTGAATTCTTGTAGAAAATAAATGGTCTTGAGAATAATATTCCTTTTTCGCTAGAAGACCTCTATAAGACATTTGATAGGAAAGGTGTGAGCACGGATCAACCAAATCTCCAACTTGCGACACAATCCTGAggtagtgacaaaaccgattaCGCCACACAAGATAAGGGGTAAAGTGGTGGGTCACGCTTCAGAATTTCTTTGAAATAGTCTACCACATTCATTGCTTCTAAAATGGTTGAAACATCTGAATATATAGAAAACATCTAACATGAAAACGAAGAGCATACAAGCTTAAGGGCATGTGAGAGACGAGTGCAGCTTTGTTCCACGCTTCAGGATATCGCACCGAAGGAGATACGATTGCATGCCTAGAGGAAATGTAGGCCACTTTgattaaacaaaacaaacataaGCTGTGAAGAATCGCGATCAACCGTCTTAAATTTTCCTTACTGATATCAGTTAAAAGTTATGAGAATTTATTGACTCATATATATAGGAAGGTAACATTCACTAC is a window of Montipora foliosa isolate CH-2021 chromosome 5, ASM3666993v2, whole genome shotgun sequence DNA encoding:
- the LOC138003622 gene encoding bifunctional peptidase and arginyl-hydroxylase JMJD5-like, whose translation is MRSYPPIFFLTMFQLCVNIRVAHSESLNNVPEFPPKRLSGDQNFPTGHLQPFGYQRAPDGPVKEYKPVLRPEVFWQEYVNRSIPLILLQGIGDSPALSTWTDHYLEKNYGNLDVLVELKKENRSHSTRRMNMGDFLAHYKEDDIYVVTVLPDPMRREIQVPSCLLCGSFLDYIHETNFWMSSGGTRSVIHYDADHNLHCLVAGRKDFIMIEEKYHGDLYFFEKKPDSGSSFSGIDPNKIDLKKYPNVANVPWTYATLMPGDCIYIPAEYIHQVRSYNRTISATILFTSGPSPLAPFDPKGCEKETFDYTALSEVNVHWTYNKGDALIEMGFMNIEVLRHSILNTMRERNAENFTKDIFIEFWNQHQEETIENEEDNREKDPGAIFDWLDTQGKGIITKDEVIHFSKETLKKLARLIDPPHGPLADKKQNSVSVNEQMAHKEL